One Varibaculum prostatecancerukia genomic window, GCCAATAGCTGGGGGAGCCGGATATTTTCCAAGGCAGTCAGCGTAGGCATTAGGTTGAAAGATTGAAACACGAACCCGATGTGGTCACGCCGGAACTGGGTGAGAGTCTTATCGTTCATTTTGGCCAGGTCTTTACCTGCTACCGTCACCGTTCCTTTGGTGACGCTGTCTAGACCCGCCAAACAATGCAGGAGCGTAGATTTACCGGAGCCGGAAGGACCCACAATCGCGGTGAACTGTCCGAAATAGATTTGCAGATCGACACCGTCGAGGGCGCGCACCTCGGTTTCGCCCTGCCGATAGATTTTATAAACGTCATTCAGTTTTACTACCGGGGATCCTTGCGCGGCGCTGGAGCTACTAGGAGCAGCGCTAGTGTGCGGCTGCGGCACCGCACTGCTGGGTTTTTCGGGCAATGAGGAGGTATCCGCGCGGTGACGGAGCGGCTGCGCGGGATCCGTTTGGGGCTCAGCGATCTGGGTTTCTGGTAGTTGCGTAGCCGCTTGGGATCCTGATGGTACCGGCTGAGGGGGCTCGGGAGTGGCGAGAGGCTGCGGGGAGGCCAGAGGGGGTTGTTGCGGGCTAGCTACCGCCGGTATTGGCTGCACGCTCGGTTGCGGCTGAGCGAAAGTCGGGTTTACCGGCTGCGGAGTTTGGGAGATAGCCGGATTCGCTGCCTGGTAGCTGTTGACCTGTGGAGGTAGCGGACTTACCGCTTGGGGAACACCGGCCTGCCCGGGAAGGACGTTGCCGGACTGGCGGGCCGGGAAAGCCCTCTGCGGTGCCGGCTGAACTTGAGGTTTAACCGCTGGCATTCCCGCAGGGGGAGCTGCGGGAGCAGGCGGCGCGGCATGGCGCGGCTTTTGGTAGCGGTGGAACTCCTCGGGAGTTGCTGGCTGATCGGGCTGATTATTATTCACCGGTTTACCTTTCGTTTTCTGGCAAAAAGTTTGCTGCGATTTCACTAGAGATTTCAGAAGTTTTTTGAAGTTTCTTTGGATAAAGCAGCCGGATGGTAGTGCCGTACCTGCTGCTTAGATTTTAACTGCTGGCGTTTAAAATGCGGGATTATCTCGGTGTTTTTCACTCGGGTGAGCGTCATAAATACCAGGGCTTGCAGAGCTAACACCCCGATGATCATCCAGGTGAGAGGGGCTATTGCCGAGGTGATTATTTCCCAAATGCTTATCGGAGGCGAAAAGGTCATCGAGATGGCAGAGATAAACAGCAGGAGGGCGCATCCGGCAAGTAGTAAAAACCCAAAAGCATAAACCAGGATCATTTCCCACATCCGCGCCCTCCAAATAACTGCAGGTGGGCACCCTAGTTTTAGCAACAGATTGGTTTGCAGTTGCTGGCGGCGGTTGGAAGCCATCACCGTGGTGGCCAGGGAGAAGGCGGTAATCACTGCCACTGCGGCCGCAGTCAAGAGCAACCCGGTTTTCACGTCTTGCTGCACTAGCTGCAACAGTAAGTAATGCAGCTGCAAAGTCGCCTGAGACTCACTATCTATGCTGTTAGAGCGAGTTTCAAGGCTTAAAGAGTCGCTATAGCTGTCTGCTGCCGCCAGAAAAGCTAGGGAGAGCAGATAGGTGGCGGCCAGAGAAAGCACCGGTGCCAACGCAATCCAAATTCGGGAGGCATGCGCGCGGATCGCGCGGGCAGCCAAAAGCACTGCGGGGTAGCGACTAAAAGTTAAAGGCCAACAAATCAAGGTCAGCACTTTGGCGGGCAGCGAAAACACCAGCACCCAAAGGAAAGCCAGCATCATGATGGGCGCTAAGGCTAGTGCCGATAATCCGGCGATCACCATTCCAGCTAGCAGAATCGGTATTGCCAGCACGATTAACCAGAAAATAGCGGTGTTACGGGTGGAACCTTTAAACCAGGAGGAAATAAAAGAAATATTGAAGCGGCGGCGGGTTTCCGCGGGAATTCCCCGCTGTTGGCGCAATAGTAGAGTGATTTTCCAGATCGGGATCAGCAAGAGTACAACCAGGGACAGGAGCAGAATCCACCAAGGGGGTAGCAGGTCTTTGGCGGTGGGATTAATACCGAGAATCTGGATATTTTCAAGGAGTGGCAAAGAGAGCGCGTAAACTGCGGCACCCAGCACAAATCCGGTAAAAATATAGCTATAAA contains:
- a CDS encoding ABC transporter ATP-binding protein, with protein sequence MPQPHTSAAPSSSSAAQGSPVVKLNDVYKIYRQGETEVRALDGVDLQIYFGQFTAIVGPSGSGKSTLLHCLAGLDSVTKGTVTVAGKDLAKMNDKTLTQFRRDHIGFVFQSFNLMPTLTALENIRLPQLLAGKQTSATWENQIIEILNLKDRLTHKPSELSGGQQQRVAVARALITKPALLVADEPTGNLDSTSSQEVLKLLRSAASDLGQSVVMVTHDPSAAAVADRVLIVKDGKITQELSHPTRGQLSQVI